One window of the Psilocybe cubensis strain MGC-MH-2018 chromosome 12, whole genome shotgun sequence genome contains the following:
- a CDS encoding Pathogenicity cluster 5 protein d, with translation MFSKTSLLSFLTLVISVSAAATKQQAAQKASTSKAAASTAAAAASGKGGDAQSSLTLDPKVIASGFANNGQDVPQAGQVASLTSTNNFINFCLTVPNLPITNGLQITTGSCNPAPMGVIPSTDNMPSSKFINPPNFGTIQAGQTFNIEMNIKGMQTGFFVNANENYFAAPQQLNAQGQIQGHSHVVVEQLDSLTQTTPLDAKNHVFFKGLNDAASNGVLSATVEGGLPAGVYRLASINTAANHQPALVPIAQHGSLDDWVYFTVTDDGKPASSAGASASSASSAVAASSSAAAATSAAASKASATAAVGSAGAKKIASRPSKAAPTAAAASSGKQSSKSSSSSKGAASGKNASAASSAKNSASGKQGQAAAQQKAGAQTSKSGTASKTSAQKGQGRSRREVNRLTQF, from the exons ATGTTCTCCAAAACAagccttctttctttcttgacaCTTGTCATCTCGGTTTCAGCTGCAGCAACCAAGCAACAGGCTGCCCAAAAGGCCTCGACCAGTAAAGCTGCTGCCtccactgctgctgctgctgcttccgGAAAGGGTGGCGATGCTCAAAGCTCATTGA CGCTTGATCCAAAAGTCATTGCCTCGGGGTTTGCAAATAACGGTCAAGATGTCCCACAAGCCGGACAAGTGGCATCTTTGACATCAACAAATAACTTCATAAACTTTTGTTTGACCGTTCCTAACCTACCTATTACCAACGGCCTGCAAATTACCACTGGATCATGCAATCCCGCCCCGATGGGTGTCATCCCTTCCACGGACAATATGCCCTCTTCCAAGTTTATCAACCCCCCTAACTTTGGAACAATTCAGGCTGGTCAAACGTTCAACATCGAGATGAACATCAAGGGAATGCAGACAGGGTTCTTTGTCAATGCAAACGAAAACTACTTCGCGGCTCCTCAGCAGCTGAACGCTCAGGGACAGATCCAGGGACACTCtcacgtcgtcgtcgagcaGCTTGATTCTTTGACCCAGACGACTCCGTTAGACGCTAAGAACCATGTTTTCTTCAAGGGTCTCAATGACGCTGCATCAAATGGGGTCCTCTCCGCAACTGTCGAAGGTGGACTGCCGGCTGGCGTGTACAGACTAGCATCCATCAATACAGCAGCCAACCACCAGCCTGCTCTTGTTCCGATTGCCCAGCACGGATCTTTAGATGACTGGGTCTAT TTCACTGTTACCGATGATGGCAAGCCAGCGTCTAGTGCAGGTGCCAGTGCTTCCAGTGCTTCCAGTGCAGTGGCAGCTTCCTCgtccgctgctgctgctacaAGCGCCGCAGCCTCCAAGGCTAGTGCCACTGCCGCTGTTGGAAGTGCCGGTGCCAAGAAGATCGCTTCTCGTCCTTCCAAGGCTGCACCCACCGCAGCGGCTGCTTCCTCTGGTAAGCAGTCTTCGAAGTCCAGCTCTTCCTCGAAAGGTGCCGCATCTGGTAAAAATGCCTCCGCTGCGTCGTCGGCGAAGAACTCTGCCAGTGGAAAACAGGGCCAGGCTGCCGCACAGCAGAAGGCAGGTGCACAGACATCGAAGAGTGGTACTGCTTCCAAAACATCCGCCCAGAAGGGACAAGGTCGATCACGACGGGAAGTTAACCGCTTGACCCAGTTTTGA